In Castanea sativa cultivar Marrone di Chiusa Pesio chromosome 6, ASM4071231v1, a single window of DNA contains:
- the LOC142639262 gene encoding putative plastidic glucose transporter 1 isoform X1, which yields MWVNTVHYQPVGPVPAIVTSLRNPNLLVSFPKPKTFRFLRLVKFKASAAKKQQFTKLETRKPESENFTVSEKNGDEVADYGWLPAFPHVLIASMSNFLFGYHIGVMNGPIVSIARELGFEGNSILEGLVVSIFIVGAFIGSISSGSLVDRLGCRRTFQIDTIPLILGAILSAQAHSLDEVLLGRFLVGLGIGVNTVLVPIYISEVSPTKYRGSLGTLCQIGTCLGIITSLCLGIPSDNDPHWWRTILYIASIPGFIVMIGMQFAVDSPRWLCKAGRLDDAKAVVNNLWGASEVGKAIEEFQTVSKNDGSDLNSRWLELLEEPHSRVAFLGGTLFVLQQFAGINGVLYFSSLTFQDVGVTSGALASLVVGLTNLAGALCALYLMDKQGRQKLLIGSYLGMAVSMFLVVYAISFPLDEQLSHNLSILGTVLYIFTFAIGAGPVTGLIIPELSSTRMRGKIMGFSFTAHWVCNFLVGLFFLDLVEKFGVSPVYASFGVVSLVAAIFANYFIVETKGRSLEEIEMSLNPNIQARDK from the exons ATGTGGGTAAATACCGTTCATTACCAACCGGTTGGTCCGGTTCCGGCGATCGTAACCAGTCTCCGAAACCCGAATCTCCTCGTTTCTTTTCCGAAACCAAAAACGTTTCGTTTTCTTAGGCTTGTTAAGTTCAAAGCTTCGGCGGCAAAGAAGCAGCAGTTTACTAAGTTAGAAACTCGGAAGCCAG AGAGTGAAAACTTCACTGTGAGCGAAAAGAATGGTGATGAAGTTGCTGATTATGGATGGTTACCTGCTTTTCCTCACGTCTTGATTGCTTCTATGTCCAATTTCCTATTTGGGTATCATATTGG AGTAATGAATGGTCCTATTGTTTCTATTGCACGAGAACTTGGTTTTGAAGGAAACTCAATACTCGAGGGACTTGTGGTTAGCATTTTTATTGTTGGTGCATTTATTGGAAGCATAAGCTCTGGCTCATTGGTTGATAGACTTGGTTGTCGGCGTACGttccaaattgacacaattccCTTGATTCTTGGCGCTATATTAAG TGCACAAGCTCACTCCTTGGATGAAGTACTTTTGGGGAGATTTCTTGTTGGCCTTGGTATAGGTGTGAACACGGTTCTTGTTCCAATTTATATATCTGAG GTTTCCCCAACGAAATATAGAGGATCACTGGGAACGTTGTGTCAGATTGGCACCTGTCTTGGCATTATTACATCACTTTGTCTGGGAATTCCCTCTGACAATGATCCACATTG GTGGAGGACAATACTCTACATTGCAAGTATCCCTGGATTTATCGTTATGATTGGTATGCAGTTTGCTGTAGACAGCCCCCGCTGGCTTTGTAAA GCTGGGAGATTGGATGATGCTAAAGCAGTTGTCAATAACCTTTGGGGAGCATCTGAAGTTGGAAAGGCAATTGAAGAATTTCAGACAGTCAGCAAGAATGATGGAAGTGATTTGAACAGCAGATGGCTTGAACTCCTAGAAGAGCCACACTCTAGAG TTGCATTCCTTGGAGGCACTCTTTTTGTACTTCAACAGTTTGCCGGTATAAATGgggttctttatttttcatcattgaccTTTCAAGATGTTGGAGTTACAAGTGGTGCTTTAGCAAGCTTGGTTGTTGGACTTACCAACCTTGCAG GTGCACTTTGTGCTTTGTACTTAATGGATAAGCAAGGAAGACAAAAGCTCTTGATAGGAAGCTACTTAGGAATG GCAGTTTCGATGTTTCTTGTAGTCTATGCAATCAGTTTTCCTTTAGATGAACAACTCAGTCACAACTTATCAATACTAGGAACTGTACT GTACATTTTTACCTTTGCAATTGGAGCTGGCCCAGTAACAGGTCTCATTATACCAGAGCTCAGCAGCACCAGGATGCGTGGAAAGATAATGGGATTCAGTTTCACAGCTCATTGG GTTTGCAATTTCTTGGTGGGGCTTTTTTTCCTTGACTTAGTTGAGAAATTTGGAGTTTCTCCAGTTTATGCTAGCTTTGGCGTAGTTTCCTTGGTGGCAGCAATATTTGCCAATTACTTCATTGTTGAAACTAAAGGGCGCTCTCTTGAGGAAATAGAAATGTCACTGAATCCTAATATCCAGGCCAGAGACAAGTGA
- the LOC142639262 gene encoding putative plastidic glucose transporter 1 isoform X2: protein MWVNTVHYQPVGPVPAIVTSLRNPNLLVSFPKPKTFRFLRLVKFKASAAKKQQFTKLETRKPESENFTVSEKNGDEVADYGWLPAFPHVLIASMSNFLFGYHIGVMNGPIVSIARELGFEGNSILEGLVVSIFIVGAFIGSISSGSLVDRLGCRRTFQIDTIPLILGAILSAQAHSLDEVLLGRFLVGLGIGVNTVLVPIYISEVSPTKYRGSLGTLCQIGTCLGIITSLCLGIPSDNDPHWWRTILYIASIPGFIVMIGMQFAVDSPRWLCKAGRLDDAKAVVNNLWGASEVGKAIEEFQTVSKNDGSDLNSRWLELLEEPHSRVAFLGGTLFVLQQFAGINGVLYFSSLTFQDVGVTSGALASLVVGLTNLAGALCALYLMDKQGRQKLLIGSYLGMVHFYLCNWSWPSNRSHYTRAQQHQDAWKDNGIQFHSSLGLQFLGGAFFP, encoded by the exons ATGTGGGTAAATACCGTTCATTACCAACCGGTTGGTCCGGTTCCGGCGATCGTAACCAGTCTCCGAAACCCGAATCTCCTCGTTTCTTTTCCGAAACCAAAAACGTTTCGTTTTCTTAGGCTTGTTAAGTTCAAAGCTTCGGCGGCAAAGAAGCAGCAGTTTACTAAGTTAGAAACTCGGAAGCCAG AGAGTGAAAACTTCACTGTGAGCGAAAAGAATGGTGATGAAGTTGCTGATTATGGATGGTTACCTGCTTTTCCTCACGTCTTGATTGCTTCTATGTCCAATTTCCTATTTGGGTATCATATTGG AGTAATGAATGGTCCTATTGTTTCTATTGCACGAGAACTTGGTTTTGAAGGAAACTCAATACTCGAGGGACTTGTGGTTAGCATTTTTATTGTTGGTGCATTTATTGGAAGCATAAGCTCTGGCTCATTGGTTGATAGACTTGGTTGTCGGCGTACGttccaaattgacacaattccCTTGATTCTTGGCGCTATATTAAG TGCACAAGCTCACTCCTTGGATGAAGTACTTTTGGGGAGATTTCTTGTTGGCCTTGGTATAGGTGTGAACACGGTTCTTGTTCCAATTTATATATCTGAG GTTTCCCCAACGAAATATAGAGGATCACTGGGAACGTTGTGTCAGATTGGCACCTGTCTTGGCATTATTACATCACTTTGTCTGGGAATTCCCTCTGACAATGATCCACATTG GTGGAGGACAATACTCTACATTGCAAGTATCCCTGGATTTATCGTTATGATTGGTATGCAGTTTGCTGTAGACAGCCCCCGCTGGCTTTGTAAA GCTGGGAGATTGGATGATGCTAAAGCAGTTGTCAATAACCTTTGGGGAGCATCTGAAGTTGGAAAGGCAATTGAAGAATTTCAGACAGTCAGCAAGAATGATGGAAGTGATTTGAACAGCAGATGGCTTGAACTCCTAGAAGAGCCACACTCTAGAG TTGCATTCCTTGGAGGCACTCTTTTTGTACTTCAACAGTTTGCCGGTATAAATGgggttctttatttttcatcattgaccTTTCAAGATGTTGGAGTTACAAGTGGTGCTTTAGCAAGCTTGGTTGTTGGACTTACCAACCTTGCAG GTGCACTTTGTGCTTTGTACTTAATGGATAAGCAAGGAAGACAAAAGCTCTTGATAGGAAGCTACTTAGGAATG GTACATTTTTACCTTTGCAATTGGAGCTGGCCCAGTAACAGGTCTCATTATACCAGAGCTCAGCAGCACCAGGATGCGTGGAAAGATAATGGGATTCAGTTTCACAGCTCATTGG GTTTGCAATTTCTTGGTGGGGCTTTTTTTCCTTGA